From Weissella confusa, a single genomic window includes:
- a CDS encoding Cof-type HAD-IIB family hydrolase — translation MVYKMLVSDLDETLLNDDGTVHEANLAAIKQAVAAGFKFVPNTGRSFKSVQELLKTLGLYDQAGQYVISYNGAAIVENKDNQVLLTRGMDLAIAEKIFKAGLVNETVDVHVYTVDTLFIYNISPTDKQYMAERGVPYELMATDDLSFLANEQPVMKVIFEHPDEAVREQIRDAVIAAVGGDQVEATFSSSRYVEFNKKGVDKGSASLLLGEKLGIARDEIIAAGDNNNDLKMLTAVGLGVSVANGIPAIKEAADVVTSKTNNEGAIAEILEKYVL, via the coding sequence ATGCTAGTTTCAGACTTAGATGAGACGTTGTTGAATGATGATGGTACCGTTCACGAAGCCAATTTGGCAGCGATTAAGCAAGCTGTGGCGGCGGGATTTAAGTTTGTGCCCAACACTGGTCGTTCATTTAAGTCAGTCCAAGAATTGCTTAAGACGTTAGGCCTTTACGACCAAGCCGGACAATATGTTATCTCTTACAATGGGGCAGCAATTGTTGAAAACAAAGACAATCAAGTCTTGTTGACGCGTGGCATGGATCTTGCGATTGCGGAAAAGATTTTTAAGGCTGGCTTGGTGAACGAGACGGTTGATGTGCACGTATATACGGTAGACACACTGTTCATTTACAACATCTCACCAACTGATAAGCAATACATGGCCGAGCGTGGTGTGCCGTATGAATTGATGGCAACGGATGACTTGTCATTCTTGGCTAACGAACAGCCGGTGATGAAGGTGATTTTTGAGCACCCTGATGAAGCTGTCCGTGAGCAAATTCGTGATGCGGTGATTGCTGCTGTTGGTGGCGATCAAGTTGAAGCCACATTCTCATCTTCACGTTATGTTGAATTCAACAAGAAGGGTGTTGATAAGGGATCAGCATCATTGTTGTTGGGTGAGAAGTTAGGCATTGCACGTGATGAAATTATTGCCGCTGGTGATAATAATAATGATTTGAAGATGCTGACTGCTGTTGGATTAGGGGTCAGTGTGGCGAATGGTATTCCAGCAATCAAGGAAGCTGCTGATGTTGTGACGTCAAAGACGAACAACGAGGGTGCGATTGCGGAAATTCTTGAAAAATACGTACTGTAA